One Simonsiella muelleri ATCC 29453 DNA window includes the following coding sequences:
- a CDS encoding DUF1304 domain-containing protein, which produces MYFLSILCTLVVVVIHFYIFYLEVPAYGTDKFCQVFHTLPENDAALKPVFNNLGVYNLALAMILWLGIWVRAVSDGVGRGMLMSGLLVVAIAGVYLWKTAPDKRRAAYIQGVPACLALVCVLFS; this is translated from the coding sequence ATGTACTTCTTGAGCATTTTGTGTACACTGGTTGTGGTTGTGATTCATTTTTATATTTTTTATTTGGAAGTCCCAGCTTATGGAACGGATAAATTTTGCCAAGTTTTTCACACGCTGCCTGAAAACGATGCTGCACTCAAACCCGTGTTCAATAATTTGGGTGTGTACAATTTGGCATTGGCGATGATTTTGTGGTTGGGGATTTGGGTGCGTGCGGTGTCGGATGGAGTAGGGCGTGGTATGTTGATGTCGGGATTGTTGGTGGTGGCGATAGCAGGCGTTTATTTGTGGAAAACTGCGCCTGATAAACGCCGTGCTGCGTATATTCAAGGTGTACCTGCGTGTTTGGCGTTGGTGTGTGTATTGTTTTCGTAA
- a CDS encoding glycosyltransferase 87 family protein encodes MATHGISGSLKDKGVYEMIKRFANTKIRLIIYLFFIMINLSLNTDAPGEDLGSSYLGCQLIAHNQTNHLFDYDEAYFNRVNTKAWKDVAMSSGYFENIHAYVQIPLWAWSLQPICTNITFKTFNLLFSIIQLICIVLIVELTAKKYTPFFLNPLPLSFVMAILSMTTPFQYAVFLTQTHAIFMLLVILSLYYVDNKPKLAGLSLALAVIVKVSPIFIMIYWFINKKFKAIISFSVSTFALITLTISTTGLNSFTDYIHSMSRVSKILLLSYNNQSFISFIAYKDILLGKISPHEIWRWKILTINNLDKFLSFLILIVLVCLFGFWSKKYSRFKGLYETGLLIITALFVPIAWTHYFIILTPVLMVLYQKNLELESQIKKKISRFIVLIILLNTEIIGMNPITLNNYMESWIPYFEFSQWLMIHSHFISGICVLILIFYLTITFKYSQKPQYITDN; translated from the coding sequence TTGGCAACGCATGGGATTTCAGGCAGCCTGAAAGATAAAGGGGTTTATGAAATGATAAAAAGGTTTGCAAATACAAAAATTAGATTAATCATCTATCTATTTTTTATAATGATTAATTTGAGTTTAAATACTGATGCACCCGGAGAGGACTTAGGGTCATCATACTTAGGTTGTCAATTAATTGCACATAATCAAACTAACCACTTATTTGATTATGATGAGGCATATTTTAATCGAGTCAACACCAAAGCATGGAAAGATGTTGCCATGTCAAGTGGTTACTTTGAGAACATCCATGCCTATGTACAAATTCCTTTATGGGCTTGGTCCTTGCAGCCAATATGCACAAACATAACTTTTAAAACATTTAATCTATTATTTTCAATTATTCAACTAATCTGTATTGTATTAATAGTTGAATTAACTGCAAAAAAATACACGCCATTTTTTTTAAATCCTTTGCCATTGAGTTTTGTCATGGCAATATTGAGTATGACAACACCATTTCAATACGCGGTGTTCCTAACTCAAACACATGCAATATTCATGTTATTGGTAATTTTATCATTATATTATGTTGATAATAAACCCAAATTAGCAGGCTTAAGTTTAGCATTAGCTGTTATTGTCAAAGTTAGCCCCATTTTTATCATGATATATTGGTTTATCAATAAAAAATTCAAAGCCATCATATCTTTTAGCGTTTCCACATTTGCATTAATTACTTTGACTATCAGCACTACAGGTTTGAATTCTTTTACAGATTATATTCATTCTATGTCAAGAGTTTCTAAAATTTTACTATTATCTTATAATAATCAATCCTTTATCTCATTTATTGCATATAAAGATATTTTATTAGGTAAAATTTCACCACATGAAATTTGGAGATGGAAAATATTAACAATTAATAACTTAGATAAATTTTTATCATTTCTTATTTTGATAGTATTGGTTTGCTTATTCGGGTTTTGGTCAAAAAAATATTCTCGTTTTAAAGGTTTATATGAAACTGGATTGCTTATTATTACTGCTTTATTTGTTCCCATCGCGTGGACACATTATTTTATTATATTAACACCTGTTTTAATGGTTTTATATCAAAAAAATTTAGAATTAGAATCACAAATAAAAAAGAAAATATCAAGATTTATTGTCTTAATTATTTTATTAAATACTGAAATAATTGGCATGAATCCAATCACATTGAATAATTATATGGAATCATGGATACCATATTTTGAATTCTCTCAATGGTTAATGATTCATAGTCATTTTATTTCAGGTATTTGCGTATTAATATTAATTTTCTACTTAACAATTACTTTTAAATATTCTCAAAAACCACAGTATATAACGGATAATTAA
- the ribA gene encoding GTP cyclohydrolase II, which produces MNSNIIQHITSCRLPTEYGVFQMHGFVDTRSNQEHTALVMGDVADGNAVLSRIHSECLTGDALFSQKCDCGAQLQAAMQAVQAEGRGVIVYLRQEGRGIGLINKIRAYALQDQGLDTVEANLALGLPVDARDFSIAKYIYEHLGVQSVRLLTNNPEKIQTLRDCGIEIVERIPLKVGENPENIGYLNTKADKLHHLLKD; this is translated from the coding sequence ATGAATTCTAATATTATTCAGCACATTACATCTTGTCGCCTACCCACAGAGTATGGCGTTTTTCAAATGCATGGTTTTGTGGACACGCGCAGTAACCAAGAGCATACCGCACTTGTGATGGGCGATGTGGCGGACGGCAATGCGGTGTTGTCGCGCATTCATTCGGAATGTTTGACGGGCGATGCGTTGTTTTCGCAAAAATGCGATTGTGGTGCACAACTTCAGGCTGCCATGCAAGCCGTGCAAGCAGAAGGGCGCGGCGTGATTGTGTATTTGCGCCAAGAAGGGCGTGGCATTGGCTTGATTAATAAAATTCGCGCTTATGCTTTGCAAGACCAAGGTTTGGACACGGTGGAAGCCAATTTGGCATTGGGATTGCCTGTTGATGCGCGTGATTTTAGTATTGCCAAATATATTTATGAACATTTGGGCGTACAATCTGTGCGTTTGTTGACCAATAATCCCGAGAAAATTCAGACGTTGCGTGATTGTGGCATTGAAATTGTGGAGCGAATTCCGTTGAAAGTCGGCGAAAATCCAGAAAATATCGGTTATTTGAATACAAAAGCAGATAAATTACATCATTTGTTAAAGGACTGA
- a CDS encoding FAD-binding oxidoreductase: MSQSPLSWNKIPQIYPKKVIELDSYKLPENTPTPFLARGNGRSYGDVCLNKQGTLLKTRSLDQFITFNRETGILCAQAGILLHDILSFVVPQGWFLGTVPGTSLATLGGAVANDVHGKNHHVAGSFGNHVRGFWLIRSDDSMVECSRTQNTGLFYATIGGLGLTGLIAQVEVQLTRIHNPLMWCENRVFHNLDEYWQLNDAAQQNWQCAASWIDCLSHGNKLGRGVMFLGNPAPAQTQAYFDKPRQFSFPIELPFSLINHVSLAAFNELYFHTHKAAKLFLSHYRNFHFPLDGILYWNRIYGKTGFYQYQCVLPKHSERDGIRTLLDEIQRSGQGSFLAVLKSFGDIAPEGLLSFPRLGTTLALDFPNGGTKTLKLFERLDAIVRESQGALYPAKDTRMPRDLFELGYPKLNEFIQHIDPKFSSHFWQRMGFQAA; encoded by the coding sequence ATGTCGCAATCCCCACTTTCATGGAACAAAATTCCACAAATTTACCCGAAAAAAGTTATAGAATTAGATTCTTACAAGCTGCCTGAAAACACACCTACGCCATTTTTAGCCCGTGGCAACGGACGCAGCTATGGTGATGTATGTTTAAACAAACAAGGCACATTATTAAAAACACGTTCGCTGGATCAATTCATTACCTTCAACCGTGAAACAGGTATATTATGCGCCCAAGCTGGAATTTTATTGCACGATATTTTATCTTTTGTTGTGCCACAAGGCTGGTTTTTAGGCACAGTCCCCGGCACATCATTGGCAACTTTGGGTGGCGCGGTTGCCAACGATGTTCATGGTAAAAATCATCATGTTGCAGGTAGTTTTGGTAATCATGTACGCGGTTTTTGGCTAATTCGCTCTGATGATTCGATGGTGGAATGCAGCCGCACGCAAAATACAGGTTTATTTTACGCCACTATTGGTGGTTTAGGTTTGACGGGCTTGATTGCCCAAGTGGAAGTACAACTCACACGGATTCATAATCCCTTGATGTGGTGTGAAAATCGCGTTTTCCACAATTTAGACGAATATTGGCAACTGAACGATGCAGCGCAACAAAATTGGCAATGCGCTGCGTCATGGATTGATTGTCTGTCTCATGGCAACAAATTGGGACGTGGTGTGATGTTTTTGGGCAACCCAGCTCCAGCACAAACTCAGGCATATTTTGACAAACCACGCCAATTCAGTTTTCCGATAGAATTGCCATTTTCACTAATTAATCACGTCAGTTTAGCTGCATTTAATGAATTGTATTTTCATACACATAAAGCAGCAAAATTATTTTTATCTCATTACCGCAACTTTCATTTTCCACTTGATGGGATTTTGTATTGGAACAGAATTTATGGCAAAACAGGCTTTTATCAATATCAATGCGTACTCCCAAAACATAGCGAAAGAGATGGCATTCGTACTTTATTAGACGAAATTCAGCGCAGTGGACAAGGTTCATTTTTGGCTGTTTTGAAAAGTTTTGGTGACATTGCGCCTGAAGGTTTGTTAAGTTTTCCGCGTTTGGGAACAACGCTTGCTTTGGATTTTCCGAACGGTGGCACAAAAACTTTAAAATTATTTGAACGTTTAGATGCGATTGTGCGTGAAAGTCAAGGTGCATTGTATCCTGCCAAAGATACGCGAATGCCACGCGATTTATTTGAACTGGGTTACCCAAAATTAAACGAATTTATTCAACATATTGATCCAAAATTTTCATCTCATTTTTGGCAACGCATGGGATTTCAGGCAGCCTGA
- a CDS encoding SDR family oxidoreductase → MNSLSKVIIFGATSGIAKHAARQLVCEGASVHCVARNQEKLDSLLADLRIRANGSQIISGSLHDLDDISQHTTIWQQAKDSLGGCDGVLMAQGVLPNQTECQQSAEKTLASLHTNAISIINLLTLAANDFEAQKNGAIAVISSVAGDRGRQSNYIYGAAKGLLSIFLQGLRNRLFKSGVSVTTVKPGFTRTQMTAEMNCEGFLWADADVVGKGIVQAMRQGKDEIYLKPIWRIIMMVIKAIPETIFKRLSL, encoded by the coding sequence ATGAATTCACTTAGTAAAGTCATCATCTTTGGTGCAACATCAGGCATTGCCAAACACGCTGCCCGACAATTGGTCTGCGAAGGCGCATCGGTGCATTGCGTTGCGCGTAATCAAGAAAAATTAGACTCGCTTTTGGCTGATTTACGCATCCGTGCCAATGGCTCACAAATAATTTCAGGCAGCCTGCATGATTTAGATGACATTAGCCAACACACTACCATCTGGCAGCAAGCTAAGGATAGTTTGGGAGGCTGTGATGGTGTATTAATGGCACAAGGTGTTTTACCCAATCAAACTGAATGCCAACAGTCCGCCGAAAAAACACTAGCCAGTCTTCACACCAACGCCATTTCCATCATTAATCTATTGACTTTAGCCGCCAATGATTTTGAAGCACAAAAAAATGGTGCAATAGCCGTGATTAGCAGTGTGGCTGGCGACCGTGGACGACAAAGTAATTATATTTACGGTGCAGCTAAAGGTTTGCTAAGCATTTTCTTACAAGGATTACGCAATCGATTATTCAAAAGTGGAGTCAGCGTAACCACCGTCAAACCAGGATTCACACGCACACAAATGACAGCAGAGATGAACTGCGAAGGCTTTTTGTGGGCAGACGCTGATGTCGTCGGCAAAGGAATCGTCCAAGCCATGCGTCAAGGCAAAGACGAAATTTATTTGAAACCAATTTGGCGAATAATTATGATGGTCATCAAAGCCATTCCCGAAACTATTTTCAAGCGATTATCCCTATGA
- a CDS encoding LysR family transcriptional regulator, producing MLREIKTFLTIQRCGTFAATAEELGMTQSAVSAQIKALEQYLGFKVFDRAKRGATLNAAGERLIPYAEQIIDLFEQMTNIDTPRTLSGSLNVGAIQTVQTGLLPRLLPLMKERAPQLDVQITQGVSYDLLGDVGVGRLAVAFVIKPPFELSQDFRSETVLREPYVLITPDSLPSSHIFEILATQPFIRYNHASFGGHDVQQFLKKQEIEVKEVLELDDLEAIVQFVKHGMGVALVPHSGIWTAHTEGLNVLELGENIFYREILAVSRQDSRRIAELNLLRECWEDAQRGVRAAPIICPDIPLPEAVTFPSRAKIRRWNGATPSVWAYQHTYQTLR from the coding sequence ATGTTACGCGAAATCAAAACTTTTCTCACCATTCAACGCTGTGGCACATTCGCGGCGACCGCCGAAGAATTGGGCATGACCCAAAGCGCAGTGAGTGCCCAAATCAAAGCTTTAGAACAATATCTCGGTTTTAAAGTGTTTGACCGCGCTAAACGTGGCGCAACACTCAACGCGGCAGGAGAACGCTTGATTCCATATGCAGAGCAAATAATTGATTTATTTGAACAAATGACAAATATAGACACGCCGCGCACGCTTTCAGGCAGCCTGAATGTGGGCGCAATCCAAACCGTGCAAACTGGCTTATTACCCCGATTATTGCCCTTAATGAAAGAGCGCGCACCACAATTAGACGTTCAAATCACACAAGGTGTTTCATATGATTTATTAGGCGATGTCGGTGTGGGGCGTTTGGCTGTGGCGTTTGTGATTAAGCCGCCCTTTGAATTATCACAAGATTTTCGCAGCGAAACCGTCTTGCGTGAACCCTATGTTTTGATTACACCCGATTCATTGCCATCAAGCCATATTTTTGAAATTTTAGCCACGCAACCATTTATCCGCTATAACCACGCGTCATTTGGCGGACACGATGTACAGCAATTTTTGAAAAAACAAGAAATTGAAGTTAAAGAAGTACTGGAATTAGACGATTTGGAAGCGATTGTCCAATTTGTCAAACACGGCATGGGTGTAGCACTTGTCCCACACTCTGGCATATGGACGGCGCATACCGAGGGCTTAAATGTGTTGGAATTGGGTGAAAATATTTTTTATCGTGAAATTTTGGCGGTATCGCGTCAAGATTCACGCCGAATTGCGGAACTCAATTTACTGCGCGAATGCTGGGAAGATGCTCAACGAGGTGTCCGCGCTGCCCCCATCATTTGCCCCGATATTCCATTACCTGAAGCCGTTACGTTTCCATCACGCGCCAAAATTCGCCGTTGGAATGGTGCAACACCAAGTGTGTGGGCGTATCAGCACACTTATCAGACTTTGCGATAA
- the lptG gene encoding LPS export ABC transporter permease LptG yields MKLLTKYLIKRLTVMSCYALLAVLALYSFIDLLSEIGNVGKGNYTGWTAFKYIIMQMPARAYQLMPLATLIGGLLALSQLSSSSELAVIKTSGLSTADIIRIILKFSAIFALATILLGEWLAPELGRRADAMKTTAKESSITASVTGLWLRQGENIVNIAAMLPDNTLTNIRIWRYNPQFELTEAIIAEKAQVHDGKWVLQNAKISQLTNKHINIQHIKQMNWQTNINQNLLNVLVVKPEQMSFSALTRYIKYLKKNQQQTSAYDVVWWNKLVYPIATMVMSLVALAFTPNSARHSNMGLKLFSGICLGLLFFFTGRLFGFTTQLYGVPAFFSAILPTATFALWAVYLIHKQETR; encoded by the coding sequence TCAGAAATTGGCAATGTGGGTAAAGGCAACTACACAGGTTGGACAGCATTCAAATACATCATTATGCAAATGCCAGCGCGCGCTTATCAATTAATGCCACTTGCCACACTGATTGGCGGTTTGTTGGCATTGAGTCAATTGTCATCTAGCAGCGAATTGGCAGTCATTAAAACCAGTGGCTTAAGTACAGCGGACATCATTCGGATTATTTTGAAATTCAGTGCGATTTTTGCGCTGGCGACTATTTTGTTGGGTGAATGGCTTGCGCCTGAACTGGGTCGTCGTGCAGATGCCATGAAAACCACTGCCAAAGAAAGCAGCATAACCGCATCGGTTACGGGCTTGTGGTTACGGCAAGGCGAAAACATAGTAAATATCGCGGCAATGCTACCCGATAACACATTGACAAATATACGTATTTGGCGATACAACCCACAATTTGAATTAACAGAAGCCATTATCGCTGAAAAAGCGCAAGTACATGATGGAAAATGGGTTTTACAAAATGCAAAAATCAGCCAATTAACCAACAAACACATCAACATCCAACACATAAAACAAATGAATTGGCAAACCAATATTAATCAAAATTTATTGAATGTGTTGGTGGTAAAACCCGAACAAATGTCGTTTAGCGCATTAACACGTTATATTAAATATCTCAAGAAAAATCAACAACAAACCAGTGCATATGACGTAGTATGGTGGAATAAATTGGTGTACCCAATTGCCACGATGGTCATGTCGTTGGTGGCGTTGGCGTTCACACCCAATTCAGCGCGACACAGCAACATGGGATTAAAATTATTTAGTGGGATTTGTTTGGGTTTACTGTTTTTTTTCACGGGCAGGCTATTTGGATTTACCACGCAACTATATGGCGTACCTGCATTTTTTTCTGCAATTTTGCCAACAGCAACATTTGCATTATGGGCTGTTTATTTGATTCACAAACAAGAAACACGATGA
- a CDS encoding HAD-IB family hydrolase, with translation MILSERLQSFRQPEIPFAFFDFDGTLTHSDTLMPFLHHVTGVSYYPKLMKLSPILLAYVAKFIQNDVAKEHVLTEFIGQSDTHQIFQAACEFVMKKLPNLLLPTGMEKLHEHQNLGHYCILVSASPELYLSKWAQQHQFDGILATQLAVESGQFTGKLLGKNCFGAAKVERIETEYGADCWQNSFAYSDSLSDLPMLQCASKGFLLRKNQFVLI, from the coding sequence ATGATTTTGTCAGAACGTTTACAATCTTTTAGACAACCTGAAATACCATTTGCGTTTTTTGATTTTGATGGCACATTAACGCACTCAGATACATTGATGCCGTTTTTACATCATGTAACGGGTGTAAGTTATTATCCAAAATTAATGAAACTCTCGCCAATTTTACTGGCATATGTCGCTAAATTCATTCAAAATGATGTCGCCAAAGAACATGTATTAACCGAATTTATCGGACAATCTGATACACATCAAATTTTTCAGGCAGCCTGTGAATTTGTGATGAAAAAATTGCCTAATTTATTATTGCCCACTGGCATGGAAAAATTACACGAACATCAAAATTTGGGGCATTACTGCATTTTGGTTAGCGCATCACCCGAACTGTATTTAAGCAAATGGGCACAACAACACCAATTTGATGGCATTTTAGCCACACAGTTGGCAGTTGAATCAGGTCAATTCACAGGAAAATTATTGGGTAAAAATTGCTTTGGGGCGGCAAAAGTGGAACGAATTGAAACCGAATATGGTGCGGATTGCTGGCAAAATAGTTTTGCTTATAGCGATTCGCTTAGTGATCTGCCAATGTTGCAATGCGCGAGTAAAGGTTTTTTGTTGCGTAAAAATCAATTTGTTTTGATTTAA